Proteins encoded in a region of the Canis lupus familiaris isolate Mischka breed German Shepherd chromosome 1, alternate assembly UU_Cfam_GSD_1.0, whole genome shotgun sequence genome:
- the LOC119875984 gene encoding adenosine deaminase 2-like, with translation MFAKKHPGFIGIKLIYTDHRFKNVSFIMKSVQTAMALRIMFPRMVAGFDLVGHEDTGYSLFDYKEALMIPTLHGVKLPYFFHTGETDWLGTSIDRNLLDALILNSTRIGHGFALTKHPAVWADSRKKNIPIEVCPISNQVLKLVSDLRNHPAAVLMASGYPMVISSDDPAIFGAKGLSYDFYEAFMGIGGMEADLRTNSWP, from the coding sequence ATGTTTGCGAAAAAGCATCCTGGGTTCATTGGAATCAAACTCATTTATACGgatcacagatttaaaaatgTGTCCTTCATCATGAAATCCGTGCAAACAGCCATGGCGCTTCGAATCATGTTCCCCAGGATGGTGGCAGGGTTTGACCTGGTGGGGCATGAAGACACTGGCTACTCCTTGTTTGACTACAAGGAGGCTTTGATGATTCCCACCTTGCATGGTGTTAAACTGCCTTACTTTTTCCATACTGGAGAGACAGATTGGCTGGGTACTTCCATAGATAGAAACCTTTTGGATGCTCTAATACTGAACTCTACCAGGATTGGCCATGGATTTGCTTTGACCAAACACCCAGCAGTCTGGGCTGACTCCCGGAAGAAGAACATTCCCATAGAAGTCTGTCCCATCTCCAATCAGGTTCTGAAACTGGTGTCTGACCTGCGAAACCACCCTGCTGCTGTCCTGATGGCCAGTGGGTATCCCATGGTGATCAGCTCTGATGACCCAGCTATCTTTGGTGCCAAAGGCTTATCCTATGATTTCTATGAGGCCTTCATGGGCATTGGGGGAATGGAGGCTGATCTGAGGACAAACAGCTGGCCATGA